The Streptomyces rimosus genomic interval GTCGGCACCCGGCCGAAGCCGGTGAACTCCACACCGTCGCGCCCGATGACCGCGCCGGTCGCCGGGTCGCGGCGCAGCGAGCCGGGCGCGCCGCGCAGACTCCCGTCCGGTCCCGCCTGCCAGAACTCCAGCAGCGCGTCCGGCACCGGCTCGCCCGCTCCGTCGAGGACGCGGCCGTGCAGGGTGATGGTGTCGGGGTGGCCGGTGGGGGCCATCTCCCCGCCGCCGGGGAACGGCAGCGCGTAGCCGTAGAAGGGGCCGATGGTCTGGGAGGGGGTGGGGGCGAGGGTTCCGGGCGTCTCCTGCGCCGGGGCCGGCTGGTGCGGTACGCCCGGGTGCTCGTGCGATGTGGAGGGGGTGGACATCAGCGTTCCTCCTCGGTCCAGGTGGCGGACGGTCCGTCCAGCACGATGTCCCAGCGGTAGCCGAGGGACCACTCCGCGCGGGCCAGTTCCGGGTCGTAGGCGCAGACCAGCCGGGCGCGGGCCTGCGGGTCGGTGCACGAGGCCAGGATCGGGTCGTACGGGAACAGCGGGTCGCCGGGGAAGTACATCTGGGTGACGAGCCGCTGGGTGAAGGCGGTGCCGAAGAGCGAGAAGTGGATGTGCGCCGGGCGCCAGGCGTTGTGGTGGTTGCGCCACGGGTAGGCGCCGGGCCGCACGGTGGTGAACGCGTACCGCCCCTCGTCGTCCGTCAGACAGCGGCCGACACCGGTGAAGTGGGGGTCGAGCGGCGCCGGATGCTGATCGCGCTGATGGGCGTACCGGCCCGCGGCGTTGGCCTGCCAGATCTCCACGAGCTGCCCGCGCACCGGGCGGCCCGCGCGGTCCCGTACCCGGCCGGTGACGGTGATCCGCTCGCCGAGCGGTTCACCGGCGTGCTGCCGGGTCAGATCGGCGTCCAGGGCGGTCACGTCGGTGACACCGAAGGCGGGCCCGGACAGTTCGACGGCCTCCGGGTCGCGCAGCGCGTCGATCGCCGCGAGCGGCTGCCGCGGGTGGCGCAGGCGGGTGCTGCGGTACGGGGCGAAGTCGCGGCCGGGGTGCGCCGGTACGGGGCCGCCCGCCGCACGGGCGTCGGCGGCGGCGCTGTGCAGCGCGGCGATCTCGCGGTCGATGACGGACTGCGGTTCGGGGGCCGGAGGCGGCGGAGCCGGGGCCGGAGGCGGCGGAGCCGGGGCCGGAGCGGTGGCGGCCGGGGGTGCCGGGGCGGCGGATGCGCTCCGTGGAGTCATCGGGCTTCTCCAGACGTAGGGCCGGTGGGGTTGTCCCGCCCGGTGCGTACGGGGCGGGGGTGCGGGCTCCGGATGGGCGGGCCGGTCAGTGTTCGAGGGTGAGGGCGAGGCCCTGGCCGACGCCGATGCACAGGGCGGCCAGGCCGGTACCGCGGCCGCGGGCGGCCAGCTGATGGGCCACCGCCCCGGCCAGCCGCGCCCCGGACGCCCCCAGCGGATGCCCCAGCGCAATCGCCCCGCCGCGCGGATTGACCACCTCCGAATCCAGACCGGGCCACTGCGCCAGACAGCCCAGCGCCTGCGCCGCGAACGCCTCGTTCAGCTCCACCACCGCCAGATCCCCCAAACCCCGCCCGGCCTTGTGCAGGGCGCGGCGCACCGCCTCGACCGGGCCCAGGCCGAACAGCTGCGGCTCGATGCCGGTCACCGCGCTCGCACCGATGCGGGCCAGCGGGTCACGGCCGGTGGCCCGCAGCCCCCGCTCATCGGCCAGCAGCAGGGCGGCGGCGCCGTCGCTCAGCGGAGAGGCATTGCCCGCGGTGACCGTCCCGCCCTCCGGGCGAAAGGCCGGCCGCAGCCTGCCCAGCGCCTCCGCCGTGGTGGTGGCCCGGATCGACTCATCACGGGCCAGATCCACCCCCGGCACCGGCACCACCTCAGCGGCATAGGCCCCCTCGTCCCAGGCGCGCGCCGCCTTGCGGTGACTGGCCAGCGCAAACGCATCCTGCGCCGCCCGGTCGATGCCGTACTTGTCGGCGATCAGCTCCGCGCCCTCGCCCAGCGCCACCGTCCACTCCGGCGCCATACCAGGGTTGGTCATGCGCCAGCCCAGCGTGGAGGAGAACAGCTCCTGGTGCCCGGCCGGGAAGGCCCGCTCGGGCTTGGGCAGCACGTAGGGGGCGCGGCTCATCGACTCCACCCCGCCGGCCAGCACCACCTGCGCATCGCCCAGGGCAATACTGCGGGCAGCCTGGATCACCGCCTCCAGGCCGGAGCCGCACAGCCGGTTGACCGTCACCCCCGGCACCGTCACCGGCAGCCCGGCCAGCAGCACCGCCATCCGCGCCACATTGCGGTTGTCCTCCCCCGCCCCGTTCGCATCCCCGAACACCACATCATCGATCCGCGCCGGATCCAGCCGCGGCGTGCGCTCCACCAGCGCCCGCACCACATGCGCCGCCAGATCATCGGGCCGCACACCACTGAGCGCACCGCCATACCGGCCGACCGGCGTCCGCACCGCATCCACCACATACACATCACGGACATCCATGGAGCTCATGCTGCCCTCCTTCCGGCTCCCTTGAGCGCGCGCAGAGCGGACAGTTCGGCCTCGGTGGGCGCTTCGGTGACCGTCAGGCCCTCTGCCACGCGCAGGTCCCATCCGGTCGCCTCCCGGGCCTGTTCCACCGTGGCGCCGGGGTGCAGCGTGGTCAGCTCCAGTTCGGCGGTGTCCGGGTGCGGGCGCAGGATGCCGAGGTCGGTGATGACGGCGGTGGGTCCGGCGCCGCGCATGCCGAGGGCGGCGCGGTCGCCCGGCCCGGTGCCGTGGCCGAGGGTGGTGACGAAGTCGAGCGCGGGCACGAGGTTGCGGCGGGTGTGCCGCAGCACGATGAGGACCTCGCCGCAGTTGGCGGCGATCTCGGGGGCGCCCCCCGCGCCGGGCAGGCGGCCCTCGGGCCGGTCCGGGCCGCGGTCCACGACGGTGGTGTTGATGTTGGCGAACCGGTCGAGCTGGGCGGCGCCGAGGAAGCCCACGTCGATCCGGCCGCCCTGGAGCCAGTAGTTGAACATCTCGGGCACGGACACCACCGCGTCGGCGGTGTCGGCCAGTTCGCCGTCGCCGATGGACAGGGGCAGCCGGGTCGGACGGGAGCCGATGGTGCCGGATTCGTAGACCAGGACCAGGTCGGGGTTGACGGTGCGGCGCGCGAGGTTGGCGGCCGTACTGGGGAGTCCGATGCCGACGAAGCAGCTGTGCGCGCCGGTCAGCGCCCGGGCCGCGTTGATCTCCATCAGCTCGTCGCGCCCCCAGCGCGCGTCGTCGCCTGTACCGGCGTCCGCGCCGTCGCCCGTATCACTGGCCGTACCCCTGCCCGTATCACCGACCGTGCCGCTCATCGAGTCGCCTTCCGTACGTTGTCGTCCAGCCAGCGCGCGAACGTGTCCCGGTCGCGGGAGACGGCGTCCCACTCCTGGTAGAAGTCGTTGTCCCGGACCGAATACCCGGCCGCGTACGAGGGGTGGGCGCCGCCGGGCACCTCCGCGACGGCGTCGATCACCCAGCCCGGCAGCACCACCGAGCCGGGCCGGGGCTCCAGCGCCCCGTCGACGATCTCCTCGACGGTGACCAGCACCCGCCGGGCGGCCAGCACCGCTTCCTTCTGCACCCCGGTCAGGCCCCACAGCTGTACGTTGCCGCCGCGGTCGGCCTGCTGGGCGTGGATGACCGTGACGTCCGGGTTGAGGGCGGCGACGGCGGCCAGCTCCTCGCCGGTGAAGGGGCAGGTGACGGTGGCGACGGTGTCCGTACGGCCGGGGATGCCGCTGCCGCGGTAGCCGCGCAGCACCGCGAACGGCAGCCGCGAGGCGCCGGCGACATAGCGGTTGGCCATTCCGGCGTGGCTGTGTTCGTCCAGCTCCAGCGGGCGGGGCCAGCCGTTCTCGACCGCGTCGCGGAAGCGGTGCAGGGAGCCGACGCCGGGGTTGCCGCCCCAGGAGAAGACCAGTTTGCGGGCCGCGCCCGCGCCGATGAGCTGGTCGTAGACCACGTCCGGCGTCATACGGACCAGCGTCAGGCCGGTGATGCCCTGCCGGATGATCTCGTGCGCCGCGGCGAACGGGATCAGGTGGGTGAAGCCCTCCAGCGCGACGGTGTCCCCGTCGTGGATCAGGTCCCCGACGGCGTCGTGCAGGGAACGGATGTCGGCCATGTCCTCACCCTCGCGTCGATCCGCGGTGCCGGCGCCCGCAGCCGTACGGGCCCCTGCGCCCCTCTCGTTCGCCAGGTGAACTGAAGTTCACTTTTTCGGCGTGCCCTGAGTCTGTCCCCCTCTCCCAGCCCTGTCAACGGGTCACCGGGTACGGTTCCGACGAGATTTCCGCACCGTGGAGAGCCCATGACGCACCCCGCCACCGACGCTCCGCCGCCGCCCCAGGAGGCGGTGGGCCCGCTGATGCGCAGCCTGTCCGTGCTGCGCGCGCTTTCCACGGGCGGCAGGCGGCAGGCCGTCGGCGACCTCGTCCGCGCGACCGGCCTGGCGCGCTCCACCGTCGACCGCGTCCTGAGCACCCTGGCCCGCCTCGGGTACGTACGCGTCGAGGGCCGGGACGCGGTGCTCGCGCCCGGCCTGCTGGAACTGGGCAACGCCTACCTGGCCGCCTCCGAACTGCCCGACCGGCTCGGCCCGGCCGCCGAACGGCTCGCCGACGCGCTGGACGAGTCGGTCTCGCTCGCCGTACCGGACGGTGACGGGGTGCGCTTCGTCCACCAGGCGACACGGCGGCGCGCGATGTCGCTCGCGTTCCGCATCGGCGACCTGCTGCCCGCCGAACGGGGCGCCCCCGGGGCCCTGTTCGCCGCCGACTGGGACGAGGACGCCTGGCGGCGCTGGCGCGAGCGGCGCGCGGCGGACCCCACGGACGCGGGCTTCCCTGCCGTACCGCCGCGCCGGGACGGGAACAGCGGTACGGGCGGTCCGGAGAACTTCGGCGCGGACCTCGCGTACCGGGACGGCAACGGCGGTACGCGTTCGACGGACCCCGGCGAGGACTTCGCGTCCCGGGTCGAGGCGGCCCGTACCGCGGGCTGGTCCCTGGACGACCAGCTGATCGAACCGGGCCTGGTCGCCATCGCCGTGCCCGTACGCGACCCCCACGGCCGCCCGGTGTGCGCGGTGAGCGTCGTCAGCCACACCAGCCGGCTGGCCGCCGCCGACCTGCCCACCGCCGTACTCCCCCGCCTGCGCGAGACCGTCGCCGAGATGGAACGCACCCTGGCCGACCCCGCCCCGCCCCGCCCCGACTCCGAGCCTCCCGCCACCCGGCACGCCTCCTGGATGCGGGCCTCCAAACAGGAGCTGGGCCCGGAGTTCGTCGAGTCACTGGCCCGCGGCCTGCTCACGCTCACCGCGTTCGGCACCGGCCGCGCCGCACTCCCGCTGACCGCCGTCGCCGAGGCCACCGGCCTCGCCCGGGCCACCGCCCGGCGCGCCCTGATCACCCTGGAACACCTCGGCTACCTCGCCTCGGACGGCCGCCTCTTCCGCCCCACCCCGAAGGTGCTCGACCTGGGCTTCGCCGCGCTGTCGGGCCTGACGCTGCCGGAGATCGCCCAGCCCCATCTGGTGACGCTGGTGGAGCAGGTGCACGACTCCGCGTCGATGGCGGTGCTGTCCGGTACGGACATCCAGTACGTGGCGCGGGTCCCCACCGTACGGATCATGAGCGTCAACATCACCGTGGGCACCCGCTTCCCGGCCTACCCGACCTCCATGGGCCGGGTCCTGCTCGCGGACCTCCCCCCGGCAGAACGCACCGCCCATCTCTCCCGCACCACCCTCACCCCGCTCACCCAGCACACGGTCACCTCCCCCGAACGCCTCACGGCCCTCCTGGAACAGGTCGGCGAGGACGGCTACGCCCTGGTGGACGAGGAGCTGGAGGAGGGCCTGCGCTCGATCGCCGTGCCCGTCCGCGACCGCGACGCCCACGTCGTCGCCGCCGTCAACATCTCCACCCACGCGGGCCGCCGCTCCCCCGCCGAGGACCGCGACGCCTTCCTGCCCCCGCTGCGGGCGGCCGCGGCGCGCATCGAGGCGGATCTGCGTACGGCGGGGCGGTTTCTGCGGGTGCCCCCCGCTTAGGGCATGAGGCCCAGAGCATGAGGAAGCCCCGCCGCTCCGGTGGTGCAGGGGTGGCGGGGCTTGTGGGCCGTTCAGGCGGTTGAATCAGACGGCTGCCTGCCGGGCGAACTCAACCAGTCCGGCGAAGGAGGTGGGGTGCAGCGTCAGGACCGGGCCGTTCGGGTCCTTGCTGTCACGAACGGGGACCAGGCCGCGAGAGGCGACGAGGTTGGTGGCGACCTCTATGCACTGGCCGCCGTTGCCGCTGTACGAAGACTTGAACCATCGGGGGGATTCGGTCGTCACTGGAAGCCCTTTCGAAGCTCTTCGATCATGGCCGTGGACGCCGCCTGGGAGAGCGCTTCGGCCTGCAACTGATGGTATGCCTTCAGTATGAGCGTGACTGACGCGCTATCGCGTTCCAGATGCCCCCGCTGCGCTGACTCGGCATAGGACATGATCGAGCGGTCGGCCATGGTCAACACGGTTACGGGCAGGCTGAACGGCCGTCGCGCACCCATGCTGAAGGGGGCGACCTGGAGGACCGTGTTCGGCATCTCCGCGAACTTCAGCAGACGGGCCAACTGGTCATCCATGACCGCGGCGTCCCCCATCGGCCGACGAACGCAGCTCTCGTCGAGGACCGCATGGAGCAGAGGGGATGGGTTGCGGACCAACGCGGCTTGCCTGCGAGGCACAAGTGCCACCCGTTCCTGGGCCTGTTCAGCCGTAGTCATCTCGCGCCGTACGGCATCCGCCTCCAGCGTTGCTGCGTACTCCACCGTCTGAAGCAAACCCGGGATGACACCCACCTCGTAGAGCCGTACCTCAATCGCCCTCCCCTCGTGCGCGACGTACTCCGGGAACCCTTCCAACAGGCTCCCGTGCCTCACCTCGCGGAACTCGCTTTCGAACGTGTCCGCCTTGCCTTCGAGTCCGAAGGCCCTGTCCGCACTGCGCGAAAAACGCAGGGTCGAAGGTTTGCGACCAGTTTCCACCGCCGAAATATGCACGCTGGAGTACCCCATGCGCTCGGCCAGGCTGTCCTGTGTCCAGCCCCGTCCCTCTCGCATACCGCGAAGTCGCGCCCCAAAGGCGGCTTGAGGGCTACTGTCCGGCTGCAGCTCCTTGCGATTCAAGGGCGATCACCGACCTTCCATGCCGAATTGACAGGTTGAAGGGTGCTCGACACTGGGCCACGCTGATGCTGCCCGGTAGTGCAACCGCTACGAAGAGGGGCGAA includes:
- a CDS encoding helix-turn-helix domain-containing protein, with the protein product MNRKELQPDSSPQAAFGARLRGMREGRGWTQDSLAERMGYSSVHISAVETGRKPSTLRFSRSADRAFGLEGKADTFESEFREVRHGSLLEGFPEYVAHEGRAIEVRLYEVGVIPGLLQTVEYAATLEADAVRREMTTAEQAQERVALVPRRQAALVRNPSPLLHAVLDESCVRRPMGDAAVMDDQLARLLKFAEMPNTVLQVAPFSMGARRPFSLPVTVLTMADRSIMSYAESAQRGHLERDSASVTLILKAYHQLQAEALSQAASTAMIEELRKGFQ
- a CDS encoding 3-oxoadipate--succinyl-CoA transferase, with the protein product MEINAARALTGAHSCFVGIGLPSTAANLARRTVNPDLVLVYESGTIGSRPTRLPLSIGDGELADTADAVVSVPEMFNYWLQGGRIDVGFLGAAQLDRFANINTTVVDRGPDRPEGRLPGAGGAPEIAANCGEVLIVLRHTRRNLVPALDFVTTLGHGTGPGDRAALGMRGAGPTAVITDLGILRPHPDTAELELTTLHPGATVEQAREATGWDLRVAEGLTVTEAPTEAELSALRALKGAGRRAA
- the pcaG gene encoding protocatechuate 3,4-dioxygenase subunit alpha; translated protein: MSTPSTSHEHPGVPHQPAPAQETPGTLAPTPSQTIGPFYGYALPFPGGGEMAPTGHPDTITLHGRVLDGAGEPVPDALLEFWQAGPDGSLRGAPGSLRRDPATGAVIGRDGVEFTGFGRVPTDADGRYALRTLPATAPADRPAAAPYIAVCVFARGLLHHLFTRVYFPEHTAAHAADPLLSQLPAHRARTLVARADGERRYRFDIRLQGRAAEDGDEASEETVFLEFR
- a CDS encoding CoA transferase subunit A, encoding MADIRSLHDAVGDLIHDGDTVALEGFTHLIPFAAAHEIIRQGITGLTLVRMTPDVVYDQLIGAGAARKLVFSWGGNPGVGSLHRFRDAVENGWPRPLELDEHSHAGMANRYVAGASRLPFAVLRGYRGSGIPGRTDTVATVTCPFTGEELAAVAALNPDVTVIHAQQADRGGNVQLWGLTGVQKEAVLAARRVLVTVEEIVDGALEPRPGSVVLPGWVIDAVAEVPGGAHPSYAAGYSVRDNDFYQEWDAVSRDRDTFARWLDDNVRKATR
- a CDS encoding thiolase family protein, which produces MDVRDVYVVDAVRTPVGRYGGALSGVRPDDLAAHVVRALVERTPRLDPARIDDVVFGDANGAGEDNRNVARMAVLLAGLPVTVPGVTVNRLCGSGLEAVIQAARSIALGDAQVVLAGGVESMSRAPYVLPKPERAFPAGHQELFSSTLGWRMTNPGMAPEWTVALGEGAELIADKYGIDRAAQDAFALASHRKAARAWDEGAYAAEVVPVPGVDLARDESIRATTTAEALGRLRPAFRPEGGTVTAGNASPLSDGAAALLLADERGLRATGRDPLARIGASAVTGIEPQLFGLGPVEAVRRALHKAGRGLGDLAVVELNEAFAAQALGCLAQWPGLDSEVVNPRGGAIALGHPLGASGARLAGAVAHQLAARGRGTGLAALCIGVGQGLALTLEH
- the pcaH gene encoding protocatechuate 3,4-dioxygenase subunit beta is translated as MTPRSASAAPAPPAATAPAPAPPPPAPAPPPPAPEPQSVIDREIAALHSAAADARAAGGPVPAHPGRDFAPYRSTRLRHPRQPLAAIDALRDPEAVELSGPAFGVTDVTALDADLTRQHAGEPLGERITVTGRVRDRAGRPVRGQLVEIWQANAAGRYAHQRDQHPAPLDPHFTGVGRCLTDDEGRYAFTTVRPGAYPWRNHHNAWRPAHIHFSLFGTAFTQRLVTQMYFPGDPLFPYDPILASCTDPQARARLVCAYDPELARAEWSLGYRWDIVLDGPSATWTEEER
- a CDS encoding IclR family transcriptional regulator domain-containing protein, with amino-acid sequence MTHPATDAPPPPQEAVGPLMRSLSVLRALSTGGRRQAVGDLVRATGLARSTVDRVLSTLARLGYVRVEGRDAVLAPGLLELGNAYLAASELPDRLGPAAERLADALDESVSLAVPDGDGVRFVHQATRRRAMSLAFRIGDLLPAERGAPGALFAADWDEDAWRRWRERRAADPTDAGFPAVPPRRDGNSGTGGPENFGADLAYRDGNGGTRSTDPGEDFASRVEAARTAGWSLDDQLIEPGLVAIAVPVRDPHGRPVCAVSVVSHTSRLAAADLPTAVLPRLRETVAEMERTLADPAPPRPDSEPPATRHASWMRASKQELGPEFVESLARGLLTLTAFGTGRAALPLTAVAEATGLARATARRALITLEHLGYLASDGRLFRPTPKVLDLGFAALSGLTLPEIAQPHLVTLVEQVHDSASMAVLSGTDIQYVARVPTVRIMSVNITVGTRFPAYPTSMGRVLLADLPPAERTAHLSRTTLTPLTQHTVTSPERLTALLEQVGEDGYALVDEELEEGLRSIAVPVRDRDAHVVAAVNISTHAGRRSPAEDRDAFLPPLRAAAARIEADLRTAGRFLRVPPA
- a CDS encoding DUF397 domain-containing protein, whose amino-acid sequence is MTTESPRWFKSSYSGNGGQCIEVATNLVASRGLVPVRDSKDPNGPVLTLHPTSFAGLVEFARQAAV